TCTGGCCGCGAGCGCGCTCCTGGCATCGTTCGCGGCGGGAGCGAAGACGGCGGCGATCCCCGACAGGCCGGAGAAGCTCCGGTTCGAGCCGCTGAAATTCGAGGTCCCGGACGCCGATCAGTACCGGCACGTGCTGAGCAACGGCGTCCCGGTCTACATCGTCGAGGATCATTCCCTGCCGCTCGTCAACCTCTCGGTCGTGGTTCGGGCGGGATCGTTCCTCGATCCGGAAGGGAAGGCAGGGCTTGCCTCCCTCACCGGCACGATGCTTCGCCGCGGCGGTACCGAGAAGATGAGCGCCGAGGAATTCGACGAGCGGGCCGACTTCCTCGCTGCGAACATCAGCAGCTTCGTCGGCGATATCTCGGGCTCGGCGTCGCTCGATTGCACGACCTTCGTGCTCGACGAGGCCATGGGGCTCTTCTTCGACATGCTGAGGTCCCCGCGGTTCCAGCAGGACCGGCTCGACATCGAGAAGACGAACTTGATCGAACGCTTCAAGCAGCGCAACGACGATGCGGGCGCGATCCTGAACCGGGAATGGCGGTTCCTCATGTTCGGCGAGGATCACTACTCCGCGCGTCAGGCGACGAAACCGAGCATCGACGCCATCAGCCGTGACGATCTCGTCGCTTTCCACCGGAACTACTTCCATCCGGGAAACTTCATCGTCTGGGCATCGGGCGACGTCGACACGAAGAGCCTGCTCGCCCGGCTCGAGGAGAGCTTCGCCGGCTGGGAGCCGGCGAAGGTGAAGGTCCCATGGCCGCCCCCGGCCACCACGCACGAGCCGGTGCCCGGGGTCTATCACGTGGAGAAGGACATTCCCCAGGGAAAGGTCTACTACGGGCACGAGGCTCCCCGGTGGAAGCGGTGGGACGATCCGGACATGTACGCGCTGATGGTCATGAACGACATCCTCGGCGGCGGGGGCTTCACCTCCCGGATCACCAAGAAGATCCGCTCCGACGAGGGACTCGCCTACAGTGCCGGGTCGCGGCTCAACCTCGGGATCGTCGACCGGGGCCTCTTCTTCGTATCGTTCCAGTCCAAGAATCCGACGGTCGCTCTGGCGGCCAAGCTGTCGCGGGAACTGATCGAGCAGATGCGCTCCGAGGAGGTCTCGGAGGAGGAGCTTCGCGTTTCGAAGAACTCCTTCATCGACGCTTTCCCCAGGCGTTTTGAGAGCGCGGACGCCGTGGCGCGCACCTTCGCGTTCGACGAGTACTACGGCCGGCCCCACTCCTACTGGAGCGAGTACCGGAAGCGGATCGCCGCGGTGGACACCGGGGACGTGCTGCGCGTGGCGAAGAAGTACCTGCATCCCGAACGGATGCTCCTCCTCGTGGTCGGAAAGTGGGACGAGATCGCGCCCGGGGATCCTGACCACCGCGCCAGCATGTCGGAGTTCTACGGCGGCAAGGTGACCCACCTGCCGCTACGGGACCCGCTGACGATGGAACCGCTGCCGCAGCGGTGAGGCGCTCGCCCGCGGGGCCGGTCCGCGCGGCCGCGCCCCGCGGGAGCCCGCCCTTTCCCGCCGCTGGGCCGGGTCAGGAAGAGGTCTCGGTGGCCGGAGCGGCCCGCATCAGCTCCTCGACGCGGCGCTGGATCGCGGCGATCCCCACCGTGCCCCGGTAGACCTCGACGACCTTTCCGTCGCGCCCCACCAGCACCATCGTGGGAATGCCCAGCGGGTAGCCCCAGGCGCAGTTCACCGCCTGCCCGTCGTCGTCGGCCAGCACCGGATAGCGGATGCCGCGCTGCTCCGCGACCGCCGCCCCGATCCGGGAAGCGTTGCGGTCCACCATGACGCCGACGACGGTGAAGCCGCGCCCCCGGTAGCGGTTTTGCAGCGCCTGGAGGTGCGGTATCGCGGCGAGACAAGGCCCGCACCAGCTCGCCCAGATGTCGATCACCGCCACCTTCCCGTCGGTGATCTGACGGAGGTCGACGGTCCCGCCGTCGAGCGCCATGGCCGTCAGGTCGGGAAGCTCGTCTCCGGGCTGGAGGTGGATCGGCCGCGGCGGGCAGCGCCATGCCCCACCCCCCTGGCACCCCACCGAGAGGATCGCCGCCGCCAGGAGGAGGATGCCGCGCCGGCGGGATCCCGCCGCGGAGCCGGGCCGACTCTGCCGAAACCAACCGCGCATCGCCCGGCCACTATAGCGGGGTCGCCGTCACAGCGCCGCGACCGCCGGTGTGGCCGCGGCGGAAGCCGCCACGGCTGCGGCTCGGCGGGCGATCTCCCGGACGCGGCTCACCACCGAGCCGGGCGCCTCGGGCGGGAGATTCTCGAGGAGCACCTTCAGGCAGGCGGAGAGCAGTCGGCCTTCGGGAAGGGCCCCGAGGAGGGCAGCGAAGGCGTCGAGGCTCCGCCCGGCCTCCCGCAGCGCCGTTCCGGCACCGGCACCCCGCCTCCGGGCGAGCAGGCGCGCCGCCTCGTCCGCCGCGAGGGTCCCGCGACGCGCGAGGGCCGCTGCCCGGTTCCACGCGGCGGCACGGCTCGGATCCGCTTCCTCGCGGAGGGCGGCCGTCAGGGCGTCCGGGGTGGGCTCGCGTCCCGGAACCGCCCCCCAAGCCGCCAGCAGCAGGCGCGGCGACCGGACCGGCGGATCCTCGCCATCGAGGACCGCTCCTCCGAGCGGATCTCCGGCGGCCCGGGCTTGCAGCACGGCCACCCCCGCCTCTCCGCGCGGCAGCGGCGCCTCCCCCAAGGCGGCGCGCGCAGCCCGCTCGACGAGGCCGGGAACCAGATCCTCCATCGACGAGCGCCCCACGGGAAGCGCTTGCAAGGCGATCGCCCCTTCCGCCGCCGGTCCCGTCTCCCACGCGTGGGCCGAGGCCGCCAGGAGCATCACGCAGGGAACGCCGGAAGCCGCGGCCAGGTGCGTCGGACCGGTGTCGGGCCCGACGACGAGGCGCGCCTCGCGCAGCCAGG
This portion of the Acidobacteriota bacterium genome encodes:
- a CDS encoding TlpA family protein disulfide reductase gives rise to the protein MRGWFRQSRPGSAAGSRRRGILLLAAAILSVGCQGGGAWRCPPRPIHLQPGDELPDLTAMALDGGTVDLRQITDGKVAVIDIWASWCGPCLAAIPHLQALQNRYRGRGFTVVGVMVDRNASRIGAAVAEQRGIRYPVLADDDGQAVNCAWGYPLGIPTMVLVGRDGKVVEVYRGTVGIAAIQRRVEELMRAAPATETSS
- a CDS encoding insulinase family protein, which gives rise to MKRILAVLAASALLASFAAGAKTAAIPDRPEKLRFEPLKFEVPDADQYRHVLSNGVPVYIVEDHSLPLVNLSVVVRAGSFLDPEGKAGLASLTGTMLRRGGTEKMSAEEFDERADFLAANISSFVGDISGSASLDCTTFVLDEAMGLFFDMLRSPRFQQDRLDIEKTNLIERFKQRNDDAGAILNREWRFLMFGEDHYSARQATKPSIDAISRDDLVAFHRNYFHPGNFIVWASGDVDTKSLLARLEESFAGWEPAKVKVPWPPPATTHEPVPGVYHVEKDIPQGKVYYGHEAPRWKRWDDPDMYALMVMNDILGGGGFTSRITKKIRSDEGLAYSAGSRLNLGIVDRGLFFVSFQSKNPTVALAAKLSRELIEQMRSEEVSEEELRVSKNSFIDAFPRRFESADAVARTFAFDEYYGRPHSYWSEYRKRIAAVDTGDVLRVAKKYLHPERMLLLVVGKWDEIAPGDPDHRASMSEFYGGKVTHLPLRDPLTMEPLPQR